One Hordeum vulgare subsp. vulgare chromosome 4H, MorexV3_pseudomolecules_assembly, whole genome shotgun sequence DNA window includes the following coding sequences:
- the LOC123447413 gene encoding semenogelin-1-like, with amino-acid sequence MPHENLLSPPAAQVAGDTPAIEQSPPAPDGPRTDGSGNTPQLDLADNTVDRNKMIPSSNREHGRGEPYMKITNSNKKHEHVPHEPHKKIASSNKKQEHVPREFHKKIASSDTKDDHEIREPGSGESYSLHRTVTLADGPRTDQLGSTPQLDLADNTVDRNQMIPSSNREHGSGEPHKKITSSNKKQEHVPHEPHKKIASSNKKQEHVPRELHKKIASSDTKDDHEIREPGSGESYSLHRTVTLVDGPRTDGSRSTPQLDLADNTVDRNQMIPSSNREQGRGEPHKKITSSNKKQEHVPHEPHKKIASSNKKQEHVPRELHKKIDSSDTKDDHEIREPGSGESYSLHRTVTLADGPRTDQLGSTPQLDLADNTVDRNQMIPSSNREHGRGEPHKKITSSNKKQEHVPHEPHKKIASSNKKQEHVPRELHKKIASSDTKDDHEIREPGSGESYSLHRTVTLVDGPRTDQLGSTPQLDLADNTVDRNQMIPSSNREHGSGEPLVPVRGTNRD; translated from the exons ATGCCGCACGAGAATCTGTTGAGCCCTCCAGCTGCTCAAGTAGCCGGAGACACTCCGGCCATCGAGCAGTCTCCACCAGCTCCAG ATGGACCTCGAACTGATGGGTCAGGGAACACACCTCAGCTCGACCTGGCCGACAACACGGTTGACAGAAACAAGATGATTCCCAGTTCCAATAGGGAGCATGGGCGTGGTGAACCTTACATGAAGATTACCAATTCCAACAAGAAGCACGAGCATGTGCCTCATGAACCTCACAAGAAGATTGCCAGTTCCAACAAGAAGCAGGAGCATGTGCCTCGTGAATTTCACAAGAAGATTGCCAGTTCCGACACGAAGGacgatcatgagattcgtgaacCTGGAAGCGGAGAAAGCTATTCTCTGCACCGAACTGTCACGCTCGCTG ATGGACCTCGAACTGATCAGTTAGGGAGCACACCTCAGCTCGACCTGGCCGACAACACGGTTGACAGAAACCAGATGATTCCCAGTTCCAACAGGGAGCATGggagtggtgaacctcacaaGAAGATTACCAGTTCCAACAAGAAGCAGGAGCATGTGCCTCATGAACCTCACAAGAAAATTGCCAGTTCCAACAAGAAGCAGGAGCATGTGCCTCGTGAACTTCACAAGAAGATTGCCAGTTCCGACACGAAGGatgatcatgagattcgtgaacCTGGAAGCGGAGAAAGCTATTCTCTGCACCGAACTGTCACGCTCGTTG ATGGACCTCGAACTGATGGGTCACGGAGCACACCTCAGCTCGACCTGGCCGACAACACGGTTGACAGAAACCAGATGATTCCCAGTTCCAACAGGGAGCAAGGGCGTGGTGAACCTCACAAGAAGATTACCAGTTCCAACAAGAAGCAGGAGCATGTGCCTCATGAACCTCACAAGAAGATTGCCAGTTCCAACAAGAAGCAGGAGCATGTGCCTCGTGAACTTCACAAGAAGATTGACAGTTCCGACACGAAGGacgatcatgagattcgtgaacCTGGAAGCGGAGAAAGCTATTCTCTGCACCGAACTGTCACGCTCGCTG ATGGACCTCGAACTGATCAGTTAGGGAGCACACCTCAGCTCGACCTGGCCGACAACACGGTTGACAGAAACCAGATGATTCCCAGTTCCAACAGGGAGCATGGGCGTGGTGAACCTCACAAGAAGATTACCAGTTCCAACAAGAAGCAGGAGCATGTGCCTCATGAACCTCACAAGAAGATTGCCAGTTCCAACAAGAAGCAGGAGCATGTGCCTCGTGAACTTCACAAGAAGATTGCCAGTTCCGACACGAAGGatgatcatgagattcgtgaacCTGGAAGCGGAGAAAGCTATTCTCTGCACCGAACTGTCACGCTCGTTG ATGGACCTCGAACTGATCAGTTAGGGAGCACACCTCAGCTCGACCTGGCCGACAACACGGTTGACAGAAACCAGATGATTCCCAGTTCCAACAGGGAGCATGGGAGTGGTGAACCtctagtaccggttcgtggcacgaaccgggactaa
- the LOC123447414 gene encoding LRR receptor-like serine/threonine-protein kinase EFR, whose amino-acid sequence MATLLFPGLVWSLCLFLGFSCSLPSLGICDESESDRKALLCFKSELSAPVGVLPSWSNTSMEFCNWHGITCSATSPRRVVALDLESQGISGTIAPCIVNLTWLARLQLSNNSFGGGVPSELGLLSRLTNLNLSMNSLEGNIPPELSACSQLQILGLWNNSLHGEIPHNLSQCKHLQEINLGNNKLQGNIPPAFGDLLELRILVLAKNTLTGTIPLSLGRSRHLMYVDLGTNALGGVIPESLANSSSLQVLRLMSNSLTGELPQALLNSLSLCAICLKNNNFVGSIPSVTVTSSPLKHLYLGENNLSGRIPSSLGNLSSLLHLHLTKNHLVGSIPESLGYIQTLEVLTMSINNLSGPVPPSIFNMSSLKSLATARNSLVGRLPFDIGYTLPNIQNLILSENNFDGPIPASLLKAYRVRWLFLDSNRFIGSIPFFGSLPNLVLLDLSSNKLEADDWGIVSSLSNCSRLYMLALDGNNLNGKLPSSIGNLSNSLDSLWLNSNQISGPIPPEIGNLKGLSKLYMEYNFFTGNIPPTIGKLYKLVKLSFAHNRLSGQIPDTVGNLVQLNMVELDHNNLSGRIPASIARCSQLTILNLAHNSLDGRIPSKILTISTLSIELDLSSNYLSGEMPDEVGSLLHLKKINMSNNRLTGNIPSTLGQCVDLEYLGMQNNLFAGRIPQTFANLVSIKHMDISGNNLSGKVPEFLKSLKSLQDLNLSFNHFDGAVPTGGVFDIIGAVSIEGNDHLCTIVPTRGMSLCMELANSKGKKKLLILVLAILLPIIVATSILFSCIAIIYKRKRVQENPHLQHDNEQIKKLQKISFEKISYEDLVRATDRFSSANLIGSGSFGRVYKGSLQFHADQVAIKIFDLDINGAGRSFIAECEALRNVRHRNLVKIITSCSSVDHTGADFKALVFPYMPNGNLEMWLHLKDPEDGEKNVLSLSQRTNIALDVAVALDYLHNQCAPPVIHCDLKPSNILLGLDMAAYVIDFGLARFLFSTENARQDSSASLSRLKGSIGYIPPEYGMSEEISTKGDVYSFGVLLLQLITGCSPTDDRLNDGMRLHEFVDRAFTKNIHEVVDPTMLQDNSNGADMMENCVIPLLRIGLSCSMTSPKERPGIGQVCTEILRIKHVASDTCISDEAKNWHDGKEE is encoded by the exons ATGGCAACTTTGTTGTTTCCAGGTCTCGTTTGGTCTCTCTGCCTTTTCCTGGGTTTCTCTTGCAGCCTACCATCACTAGGCATCTGCGATGAATCAGAGAGCGATAGAAAAGCCCTCCTCTGCTTCAAGTCCGAGCTCTCGGCACCCGTCGGAGTTCTACCTTCATGGAGCAACACATCCATGGAGTTCTGCAACTGGCACGGGATCACCTGCAGCGCAACATCCCCCCGGCGTGTCGTTGCGCTGGATCTTGAATCCCAAGGCATCTCAGGAACCATAGCACCTTGCATCGTCAACCTCACTTGGCTGGCAAGGCTGCAGCTGTCCAACAACAGCTTCGGTGGCGGTGTGCCGTCCGAGCTTGGCCTCCTGAGCCGACTCACCAACCTCAACCTCAGCATGAACAGTTTGGAAGGTAACATCCCACCTGAACTCTCTGCATGTTCCCAGCTCCAAATTCTGGGCTTGTGGAACAATTCCCTCCATGGAGAGATCCCACATAACCTTAGCCAATGCAAGCACCTTCAAGAGATTAACCTTGGCAACAACAAGCTCCAAGGGAACATCCCTCCTGCCTTTGGAGACCTTCTTGAGCTGCGCATACTAGTTCTTGCCAAAAACACGCTTACTGGCACCATACCGTTGTCTTTGGGCAGGAGTCGTCATCTTATGTATGTCGATCTCGGGACCAATGCTCTTGGAGGGGTCATCCCGGAGTCCTTGGCAAATAGTTCATCTCTTCAAGTACTTAGGCTCATGAGCAATAGTCTTACTGGAGAACTCCCACAGGCTCTCCTCAACAGTTTGTCACTTTGTGCCATTTGCCTCAAAAATAACAATTTTGTTGGCTCCATACCTTCTGTTACTGTCACCTCTTCCCCTCTTAAGCATCTCTATTTAGGGGAAAACAATCTTTCAGGAAGAATACCTTCCTCGCTAGGGAACCTTTCCTCCCTACTTCATCTTCATCTCACAAAGAATCATTTAGTTGGGAGCATCCCGGAGAGCTTAGGTTATATTCAAACATTAGAGGTATTGACCATGAGTATAAACAACTTATCTGGACCGGTTCCACCGTCTATCTTCAACATGTCATCCCTGAAAAGTCTTGCCACAGCGAGGAACTCACTTGTCGGAAGATTACCCTTCGACATTGGCTACACGCTCCCCAATATCCAGAACCTAATACTCTCAGAGAACAATTTTGATGGACCAATCCCAGCCTCTCTTCTCAAAGCTTACCGCGTACGCTGGCTTTTTCTTGATAGtaacagatttattggatccaTACCATTCTTCGGTTCATTGCCAAATTTAGTGCTTCTCGATTTGTCATCCAACAAGCTAGAAGCAGATGATTGGGGAATTGTCTCTTCACTATCTAACTGCTCCAGATTGTACATGCTGGCCTTGGATGGAAACAATCTTAATGGGAAATTGCCAAGTTCTATTGGAAATCTTTCAAATAGTCTTGACTCGTTGTGGCTGAATAGCAATCAAATTTCTGGACCTATACCACCGGAGATTGGCAACCTTAAGGGCCTCAGTAAATTGTACATGGAATACAATTTTTTCACTGGTAATATACCACCAACAATTGGGAAATTGTACAAATTGGTCAAGCTATCCTTTGCGCATAACAGGCTTTCAGGTCAGATTCCAGATACTGTTGGCAATCTTGTCCAGCTGAATATGGTGGAATTGGATCATAATAACTTAAGTGGAAGAATACCTGCAAGTATAGCACGATGCAGTCAACTCACAATACTCAACCTTGCTCACAATTCACTAGATGGGCGTATACCAAGTAAAATCTTGACAATCTCTACGCTTTCTATAGAGCTGGACTTGTCAAGCAACTACTTGTCTGGAGAAATGCCAGATGAAGTTGGAAGTCTCCTTCATCTGAAGAAAATCAACATGTCAAATAACAGGTTGACTGGCAACATCCCATCAACTCTTGGTCAGTGTGTTGATCTGGAGTATCTTGGGATGCAAAACAACTTGTTTGCAGGAAGGATTCCACAAACATTTGCCAACTTAGTCAGTATAAAACACATGGATATTTCTGGGAACAACCTGTCTGGAAAAGTACCAGAGTTCCTCAAATCCTTGAAATCACTGCAGGACCTGAATTTATCCTTCAACCATTTTGATGGAGCAGTTCCGACAGGCGGTGTTTTTGACATCATTGGTGCGGTTTCAATCGAAGGTAATGATCATCTGTGTACAATTGTCCCAACGAGAGGTATGTCTCTTTGTATGGAACTGGCTAacagcaaaggaaagaagaagttaCTGATTCTAGTCTTAGCGATTCTATTGCCAATCATTGTTGCCACTTCAATCCTTTTCTCTTGTATTGCAATAATTTACAAGAGGAAACGGGTGCAAGAAAATCCCCATTTGCAACATGACAATGAGCAGATAAAGAAGCTACAGAAGATATCTTTTGAGAAGATATCATATGAAGACTTGGTAAGGGCAACTGATAGGTTTTCTTCTGCAAACTTAATTGGTTCTGGATCATTTGGAAGGGTTTATAAGGGAAGTCTGCAGTTTCATGCAGATCAAGTTGCCATCAAGATTTTTGACCTTGACATTAACGGGGCAGGTAGGAGCTTCATAGCAGAGTGTGAAGCCCTAAGAAATGTTCGCCATCGGAATCTTGTAAAAATCATTACCTCATGCTCTTCTGTGGATCATACTGGGGCAGATTTCAAGGCCCTAGTGTTCCCATACATGCCAAATGGGAACCTAGAAATGTGGCTACATCTAAAAGATCCCGAAGATGGTGAAAAGAATGTTCTGAGTTTAAGCCAAAGGACTAACATAGCCTTGGATGTGGCAGTTGCTTTGGATTACCTTCACAATCAGTGTGCACCTCCAGTTATACATTGTGACTTGAAGCCAAGCAATATACTTCTGGGTCTTGACATGGCCGCGTACGTCATCGACTTCGGCCTAGCAAGATTCCTGTTCAGCACAGAAAATGCACGTCAAGATAGTTCAGCAAGTTTGAGCCGCTTAAAAGGATCCATAGGATACATCCCACCAG AGTATGGAATGAGCGAAGAGATATCAACCAAGGGTGATGTCTATAGCTTCGGAGTGCTTCTGTTACAACTGATTACAGGGTGTAGTCCAACTGATGACAGACTTAACGATGGTATGAGACTTCATGAATTTGTTGATAGAGCATTTACAAAGAATATTCATGAGGTTGTTGACCCCACAATGCTACAAGATAACAGCAATGGAGCTGACATGATGGAGAATTGTGTGATTCCACTTTTAAGAATAGGCCTCTCTTGCTCCATGACATCACCCAAAGAGCGACCGGGTATAGGACAAGTTTGTACTGAGATACTTAGAATAAAGCATGTGGCCTCGGACACATGCATATCTGATGAAGCAAAGAATTGGCATGATGGTAAAGAAGAATAG